A segment of the Candidatus Pelagisphaera phototrophica genome:
CAGTAATCGGCACACAGGGCATGTCTTAACAACCAGGGCCCTATTTTCCCAGTCACCGACTGAATTGCCGTAGGTCCGAATGCATGAAAAGGATCCTCCAAGGCTTTCAGCACTAAAAACTGTCAAAGTCGCGGGTTGCAAAAGTACAGTAATCCGTTGTTATTTCTCCGTACGAAAATGTCTAGCGAAGAAATTCAGATCTCGGTCCCATTGTTGCTAGAGTTCTCCTCGAACCTATCTTCCTCTCCCCGAATATTTGCTCGACTATCGAAGCTCATCGAAAATGAGGACACCGGTCTTGATTACGTAGCTTCAATTGTAAAAATGGACCCCAGTCTCGTCGCACATATTTTGAGGGTCACCAACAGCGCCTACTATGGGAGTGCCATTAAGCTCAACGACATAGAGTCGGCCATTGGAAGAATAGGGTTTAACGAAGTCCACAAAGTGCTGAGCGTCGTAATCGCTCACGATTCCTTTTATCAAGCCCTGCCTGTCTACGGGGTGACTGCGACAGAGTATGCAGATGAATGCATTGCCATTGCAGTCGCATCAGAGGTGATTTCAATGAAAGTCGGGATGGATATAAATGCCCCGTATATCACGGGCCTTCTCCATGGAATTGGAAAACTCGCGATCAACCTCTACATCGAAAAGCTCGGCAAATCATCTCGGTTGATCGAGACCAAGAACCGAGAGGTCATACATCGCGAGGAGAGAAACACGTTTGGAATTACAAGCTTAAAGGCCGGCTCGGAACTGCTGAAGCATTGGCAGTTTGAATCGGAAATCTGGCTGCCAATAAGACGACAGAACGATCCTGTGCGAGCAACGAACTACATGCGTCAGACCGCGATTCTCACCCTCGCCCTCTGGGGGACAGACAATTTCAGGGCGTACGACAGTGAAGCAACGCTCCCGAAAAACATCACTTGGGCCCTGAAAGAGCTCAACATCGATAGCTGCGACGTTCCTAGCCTCATGGACGACATTCGATTTGAATTCAATGATCGCCAAAACCTCTTCTCCATGTTGATTTAAAACAGATCAAATTGGGAGGCATAACGCCCAACACCCGTGCGTTCTCAAGCATTCCAGGAAATTCCAACTATTTCTCGATCGCTTAAAATACCTAAAGCGTTGTCAGCATTTCTATCCAAAATGCTAATCGGATTCATAGTCCTGAATCCCAATTGCATAATGTCCCAAAACATCGTGTACGAGACGATGCCGGAATTGATTGAGCGAGGGACGACCGCCTTCTCCCGAGGTGATTATTCGGAGGCCGCAACGGCTTTTCAGAAGCTTCAATCAATCTATTCGAAAGAACCTGAATGGCAGGAAGCACGACTTAGCGAAAAGCTAATGCCAATCGCTGGATACGCCGCTCTGCGAGCGGGGCTCTACGACCAAGCCATTGAGTCTCTCGGCACCTTTTTGGATCAGGAAAGCCCCGCTTACAGTCAAGAGATTTTCGCTAAGTATACACTAGCCCTTACACTGAAAAAAAAAGGCGAGCATGAGAAGGCGCTAAAGGCCTTTATAGAATTTAGGGAAAGCACCTCTTCAGCATCGCAGCAGGGAATTGCTCTGATCCACGAAGCGGATATTCACCTTAAATCCGGCCAATCCTCGGTCGCGACCCGCTTGCTACATGGGGTTTCCGAGAGTGGGGTGGCGATTCGAGTGCAAACACAGGCCCGGCTACGGCTACTTCAAGAACAGATTAAATTAGGAGAGCTCAATGAAGCCGCAAAAACGCTACTCAAGAGTCCTTGGCAATCGGATACGATGCCCGAACTGGCACTTCTCGCATTCCTAGCCATCGAATCGGGTGACGCTTTTTTCAAAAACGAATTGTATGATGAAGCTCTCCAAGCCTACCAACTCGTTCCTTCAAAAAGTGTCTTGCTTGAAAAGCAAATTCAGAAACTAGCCGAACTGAAGAACGTATTTGAAAAACGCAGACGTATTGTCGGCATGGGCGGATTCATGTGGACTAACTTTTATGAACAAGTGATTCAATCAGCCGCATCCCAGCTTGAGGCCCTAAAAGAGGCTCCTGACTATACCGACCAGCTATTGCTTCGTCGTGGTAGAGCATCTCTTCTGGCGGGACGTCCATTCGAGTCTTGGCTCCTCTTCGAGCGCTTGGCCCATGACTCGTCTAGCAATTACATGGAGCAAGGCCATTTTAATTGGATACTCGCCGCCAAGGGAATCCATCGATTCAACGCCGCAATCTCAATCGCCAAAAACTATCTCCAGCTGTATCCAGGATCTGATTCTGTGGATGATGCACTAATGTTGATCGCTAGCTCGCTAATAGATTCGCAACAATATGATGAAGCGCTCAAAGCCCTTACCGAACTGTCCGAGAATGCTGGGAACCAAGACTACAGAATCTCATCGCTCTATCAGCGTGGACAATGCCACATGCGGTTAGGCAATTACCCCGTGGCTAAAGCCGATTTCGACAATGTCGCCCTCATGGCTTCTGAACCGATACTTGCGCAACGAGCAAAACTCTGGTCAGGAATAAGCCAGTTTCTTGAGAGCGACTTTGAAGAAGCCCTGTCAACTTTCAACGATCTTTACGCCAAAACCAGAAGTAGAGAATTAAAGGGAGAAGCCCTCTATCGGGCCGCATGCTGCAAGTATTTTCTTTATTCATACGAAGAAGCAATCAAGCTCCTCGTCGAGTATTCCAATCACTTCGCAGGGCATGCCAGAGAATTTGAGGCTCAACTGCTTCTTGGAGATAGCTACTATGCCCTAAACAGAATGGAAGACGCCATTTCCCGCTACCAGACCATCCCTTCGGATGTTCCCGATCTAGCCCATCTCGCTGCCATTCAAACTGCATTTGGCTACGAGCAATTAAACCAATACGAAGACGCCATTCGTACACTGGAAAGACGATCCAGACTGGAACACGATCCCTACAACTTTACAGAAGTCCAACTGGTCTATGCCGAAATACAACTAAAGCAGGGTTCCCAAAACGATGCCCTCGACGCGTTGGACCTGGCGGTTGCCAAACACGGCAACAGCTTAAACACCGAGAATATGCTCGAGGCTATCAAGCAGCTCACTAATCTAAAGAAAGACAACTACACGGTGCTCTACAACCTTGCTTTGGATCAACAGAGGTACAGGCTGGCGGCCCGATTGGGATTGCTAAGAGCGCTCGATTTGCGAGATAAGAACCTTCTGTTTCAAAGTAACGAGGCGTTTTTGGAATTGGCCAACGAAATTCCGATTGAAGAGCTTCCTCCCGAATGCCTCGCCCATATTGGTTTGGAACTCGTCAAACTGGAATTTGAAAATGGCCCTCGGCTCTTAGAGAGCCTTCTCGTTAAGTACCCGAATAGTAATTACGCAGCGTTCGCTTACTACGGGTTCGCTATATCGGAAGAAGTGGCAGGCCAATTAGGGGCCGCCTTAGGGTGGCTCAATCGCATAGGAACTCGCGACATCAACTCTCCCATTTATGTTGATACGCTTCAACTAGAAGGCTCAGTAAGAATGCATCTCGGCGAAAACGCTGCTGCGCAAGTCGCTTTCAATACTATTCTCTCCTTTAGATGGGCGAGCAGCAAACAAAAGGCGACAAGCCTGCTTTCTCTCGCCAGGCTCAAGGATTTGCAGGGTCACCCCAAACAGGCCGTTGCCTACTGCCAGCGCGTTTTCACTCTTTACCCAGGAATTACGGATGCAGCCGCAAAGGGCTATCTGGCCAGTGCCGAATATTTGGTCCAGATCAAGGAAAATGCAAAAGCCATCGAGATCCTGGACGAATTTCTAGGAAGTCAGGAATACAGACAGACAGAGCAATTCAAGATAGCTAAAGACCTTTACTCACGACTTAGTGAAGCTCAGGGAAAGGAACAAAAATTATGAAAACGTTCACTTGGGCCTCCATTCTAATAACCTTTCTTTCCACGGCTTTTCCGGCAACCGACTCAATTGAACTAGCGAACGGGAAGACCGTCCATGGTGTATTGTCTGGCCGACAGTCAATCTATGTGACTCTCACTATTTCTGAAGGCCAGAGCAAAGCAGAAATACGCCTTAATCCGGATGAAATAGCGGGTATCCACTTTTCGGATTCCTATCAGAGAGACGAAGCCATAAAGCAATACCCGGCCAGCGACCCCTATCAAACGACCATTCTCCTTGAAAGCCTAGTGAGAAAACGTCTACCCTACCTGGAACTTCTTTCACATTCCGACGAAACGCTTTTCTCTATGCTACTGGAGTCCTACATCCAGTCTGGAAGGGCTTCCGATGCTCTCGACCGAGCTAAACTATGGAGAACCAAACTCCGTGCGAACGAAGTTATAGACCAACTTGATGAACTTCAAATTGTGGCGGCTAAAAACGTTGGCGAATTGGATGAAGCGGTGTTTTACAGCAAGCGATGGATCGACTCTGGAAAGTCTGCTAGTCAAACCGCATTGCCCTGGTGCGTTCTCGCGGAAAAATCCTTGAAAGAGGGTCAAATAGAGGATGCTCTTTGGCTTGCCCTAAATCCGATCGTCTTTACAAATCCAAACGCCCCTAGATTCATTGAAAGCGCCTACGAAATTGCTGTATTCTCGGCCTATCAACTCAATGACTACGAATACGCTCTCCAACTTTACACCGACATGAAATTTAGAAAACTGAATTGGCCCATTGATTCAGACAAAGTTGATATCCTAACCAAACTTGAAAACCACGAAACGATTCAATCTTCCAACCCTTCGTTAAAAAAGAGCTCGTCTTCCAACGCTTCAAACGACCTACTCAAAGTAGTCGGCGCACCTTGAACTCGGAATCCAAACCATGCGCACATCAATAACACACACACTGGTCCTTTCTGGCTCCCTGCTTCTTAGCTCAGAGCTATTGGGGCAAGATGACAATGCCACCAAGGTTAAGAGCTCGACTCTGTGGAATATGATAGAGCAAGGCGGCTGGGCCATGATTCCTCTTGGGGTCTGTTCATTGGCTCTAACCTATCTTATAATCCACAGCCTTCGAGAGACCAATCCCTCACGTTTTGGCACAGAATTTTTCGGGACCCGAATGCAATCATTGTGCGGAAGCGGGAAGCTCGAAGAAGCGCTCGCTGCAGCCAAACAGGAACCTACTCTTCTAGGGAAAGCATTCACCGCGGCACTCCCAAAACTAAACGCGGAAAAGCGCGAGAAGGTAGAGGAGACTATTCAGGAACATTTTGAACTGGAAGAACACAGCATTGGACAGTGGATACACTACATTAGTGTGATTGCAACGGTTTCCCCCATGATAGGGCTGCTCGGAACGGTTAGCGGAATGATTGGGGCTTTTCAAACAATGTCCGCTGGCGGCATGGGTCGGCCGGAGCTACTAGCGGGTGACATTGGAGAGGCTCTGATTACAACCGCTACCGGTCTGTGTATTGGTATTCCTGCGATGATTGCTCACTCCTATTTCAACAATCGTCTAAATAACCAGCTCGTAGAAAACGCTCAACGGGCCAACGCCATCAGCGAAAGCTTGTTGAGCCCCCCTCGCTAGCGTCTCAATGCGTATTTCTGGCGGCAAAGCTCGAGGGGTTGAACTTCGTGTGTCCAAAAAATCTGTCCATCGTCCTGCGATGGATCGATTGCGCCAGGGGATTTTTTCGAGCTTAGGACAAACCGTAGTCGATGCTCGCGTTTGCGATCTTTATGCCGGAACCGGTTCTTATGGTCTCGAAGCCCTAAGCCGCAGTAGTGGCTACTGCTGCTTTATCGAGCTGAGCCGAAACGCCTGCACTATGATCAAGAATAATTTGCGGATTGTCGCCAAGAGTATGGGGGAGCCTACTTTAATCGCAAAAGTGATTCAGGGCGACGCGGTGAAGACCGTTGGGCAGATAGACGAAAATTACGACATCATTTTCGTGGATCCTCCTTACGATACAATTACCCATTCAGCCCCAAAACTCTTCGATGCGTTGGATCATGCATTGAGTGATAATGGCCTCGTTGTATTTGAAATGCCAGGGAACCTAGAAATCATTCCCGAAGGCTGGATTTTGAAAAAGCGACTCGGAAAGGGAAACAACCAGCCAACTGCATGCCTTTACAAAAGGGCTTGATCAATATTATCGAAACAGCCGGCTCGTAGTGGTAAATCACCAAATCGAACTCTAGCTTCGCAATCGGTGGTTCAAAAGTGCGAGACCTGCGACTACAGCGGTTTCGGTGCGAAGCGGCCGATCGCCAATATGGGCCAATTCAAATTCCTCAGCTCTCAGCGCCTTTCTTTCCGAACTCGTCCAACCGCGCTCGGAACCTATGGCAACAACAATAGAGCTTTGAGAAAATGGAATGTCTGCCAGGTGGTGCTTCGCTTCATAGTTATCTAGGGCAATCCTTTCGCCACCGCAGTCCAATTGAGTGATTGCCTCTTCAAAGGAGATTCCGAATACAACGGATGGGATACGAGTGCTGAACGCCTGGGCCGCACCCGCGACAACATGCCGCCTCCATTCTCCTGTCTTCCACAACTTCGAGTTTGCGTAGGAGGGTTCACCCCTTTCGGTCGAGACAAAGGTTAGGCTTCGTGCTCCAACCGCAGTGGCCTCTTGCAAGATCTTCCGACTGGTTTGGGGACGCGACAATCCAACGATGACGTCAATCGGTGGCAATGGCGGCTCCTCTCTGTCCAGCTCAAATTGTAGCTCAACGGATTTCTCCCTTATTCGAGAGAGAATTGCCTTTCCGCTCTTTCCATTAACTATTCCGGCATCAAAGCTGTCTCCCTCCTTTCGTCCCAGAATTTCGGTTACGTGATTGATTCGGATGTCGTTTCTTTCGAATCGAGTACCGGTTTCGTTCTTCTCGAATAAAACGATATTCATCGGTACACTACTTGAACAAGCCCGGCAGCCAAGTAGTCAAGAAAGGTACGTAAGTAATCAGCAATACTCCAATTACAAATACCGCCAATAACGGCAGAGACGCCTTGATCACCTCCGACATCGGTTTGCCAAAGCGGTAGGACGCCAAGAACAAGTTCATCCCGATAGGGGGCGTCAGGTAGCCCAATTGCAAGTTGGCGAGAAATATGATTCCTAGGTGAATAGGATCGATACCGAAAACAACACCGAGCGGAACGATGAGAGGCACAATCACAATGATGGCCGAAAAGATATCCATCAAACAGCCCACTAGTATGAGAGCTCCATTTAGCGCCAAAAGAAAAAGGAGCTTAGATTCAATCGTTGCCTGAGCCCAGTCGACCATTTGATCAGGAATCATGGCGAAGATGAGATAGTCCGTCAGACCCATAGCCACCCCCAGAATCAGCAACACCCCTCCAACGAGGAGACCGCATTCTGACATCATTTGTGGCAATTCATTCCGTATCCGTGCTTTACGGACACATCTTGCATCCACCAAGTAAAGCAGGAACGCGTAGAAGGCTGATACCGATGCGGCCTCGATCGGAGTGGCAAAGCCGCTGAACAGGGCAAACAGAGCCACGATGGGTAAGAATAATTCTCCCAACGCGCCGATAAACGCCTTTCGAATTTCCACCCAATCAAGCGGAGCTCGAACGATATTGGCTTGCGGCTGTTTCCATACACCCCAAGCGATCGTCATTAAGACCAACAGCGCTCCCGGTATCGCACCCCCCAGAAAGACATCAGTGAGCGAAAGGCTCACAAGCTTGGTGTTGGTGGCCACTACAGCGTACAGAATCAATGGCAGGCAGGGTGGGAAAAGAACCCCAAGCGAGCCCGCACCTGTAAGCATGCCAATGCTAGAGCGTTCACTGTATCCAGCAGATTGCAGCACCGGCATCAAAAGTCCTCCGAGCGCCAGGATCGTCACTCCTGAGGCTCCGGTAAATGTAGTGAAAAACGCACAGACCAGAACGGTCACGATTACCGCTCCTCCACGGACTCCACCGAATATCGAATGTATCAGCCTGATCAGGCGCTTCGATGAGTCCCCTTGAGTAAGAAAGTATCCCGCCAAAGTAAAAAGCGGAAGCGTCACCAGTAAAGGGTTACTAATAAATCCGTAAAGCGTTTGGGACTGGGTTTGGATCGTTATCTCGACTCGCTCTTCTGGGAAATACCCACTCCAACCCCAGTTCATGATCAAGGCCATACCTCCTATCGCGACATAGAGTGGCGCACCCGCGATCGTGGCCAGAATGAGCAGCACGATCATCGGCCAAACAAATCCCTCAACGTCTTCAAAGGAATGCGTACAAAAAAAGTACAGAGCGACCCCAGCCATAACCGGGATAAGGCGCAAATGCCACGAGGAACCGCTAAACCAGATTATTCTCAATCCCAGTAGAGCAAACCCCACCGGCATAACAGCCATAAATACCCACACTGGAACCCCGAAGAACAAGACTTCATCACCAATGAAACCTGTATTGATAAATTGGTAACACCCTATTCCTATGGAAAATGTCACGAAAACGGAGACTGAGGCGCTAAGTGATCGAGCCGCAGTCGCCCAAGGCCCTTTCAGGAATGCGGTAAAAGTGGAGAGAGAAAGCAGCCGATTTTCTCTCGCCGCGATCGCTCCTCCTGCCATCGCGACAAAAAGGACGAGATGCTGCAGCATTTCAGCTGATCCTGAAACTCCCGAATTGAAACGCCGCAAAGCAATTTCCAAAAGCGGGAGCACCATCATCACTCCCAAGGCAGTTGAAATCAGCCAATTTTCCGTTGAAGCCCAGATCGCGTGGCTCTTCGTAGCCCATCCCATAATTTCAGGTTGGCTATTTTGATTCGGGGAAGAGGGGTCGTCCGCATTTTCCACGAGAAATTGCTAGTGTTCGCTTATTGAAACGCAAGGGGAAAGCTAGCGTGCTAAAACGACCGACGATTCATCCGCGGCAGGAGAGAATGCTAAGACAAAAGCCTATTCTCAGTAAAAGTAGCTTAGTTAGCGCCGGCCCGGTAGTTCGTCAAAATCTGAGTCACTCGATCCCAGATCTCACCCGGTACCGTGTTGTCGCGAATATGACCATAGGCTTCCGTCGAGACGGCCTGCCATTTGCTTCTTAAGTCATCATTCATTTCCTGACTCTTCAAATTCCAACTATCAACCATGACCCTGATGGATTCTTCACTTTCGTTTCGGCCAGATGCAGTCATCTCCTTTCCCGCTTCAACCGCAGCGGCTTTCATCGCATTCTGCTCCTCAGGAGAGAATCGATTCCACATTGTCTTCGTAATCACGATCGCCCCCGTTATTGGTGCATAGTTAAAATCCAGCATGTAGGGTGCTGTGCTATAAGTCTGGCTAGCGAGCGCATAAAAAGGCGGCATAGGAACGGTGTCTATCAACCCGGTGGTCATACTGGAAACGATGTCCGTGCTGTCTATCGCTATAGGACGAAATCCCATTTTTTTTAGGAGATCCGTTTGCTTAGGGTCCCCTGCCCAGGTGAATAATTTCGACTCACGCATATCCTCGGGCGTCAAGATGGGCTTCTTGCTGAATATATGCACCCAACCGCTGTCAATCCAGCAAAGTACCACAAACCCTTTACTCAAAATTCTCTCCTCAAGCACCGGAGCCATTTTTCCCATTACATGCTCGAGCTCGCCAAAGTCTTGGTACAAGAGCGGAACCTTCTGGAATATTGCCACGCTTTCATCGATTTCAGAAAGACCGATTCCTGTGAGCAAGGCCGCGTGCAACCGATTGATCCGCATTTTTTTAATCAATTCGCTCTCGCTTCCCTGGCTTCCACCCGCATAAACGATCAAGCTTGCCTTGCCATTTGTACCCGCCTTCCAATCTTGTCCCATCTTCCGAAGGGTTTTGTCAAAGGACGTGTCTTTGGGGGCCAAGGTTGCCAGCCGCAAGGGAGCGCCCAGTCCCGAGAGAGTCGAAAATATCGCCAGTAAAGAACAGACTAGGAGGCTACGTTTGAACGGAGTTGAAAAGGTCATGATGCAGATGTCGTTCTATCGACTTAGAGAAAAGCTCAAGTTCATTGTATAATGAAACACCAGATTGCTAGAATCGTTTCATTATTTAAGCAATATCACAAACGAATAGGGCCTGCATCCTACTTACTTCGGTTGGAATCATGAATTTTGTAATCCCTTTTCACCAATTCACTTAGGGGCTCAAAACTCAAAAAAACAACCAGTCCAGTCGGGTTAAGAGCCATTTTGCTCTTCTTTGGTAAATCAAGTTGGAAAGCCGCCAATCGGGACGAGCACCCAAGTCAATTGACAGCGCCTGGTTCAGCAACGAAACGAACATTTCCTTGTCTTCTTTGGCAACTGCGACGGATTCCGCGTAGGCGACATAGATAGACGCCATATTGCCCCCTGACAGTTGCTTTGCTTTTCTGAAGTGGCTCGTTGCGCTTTCCATCGGGTTTCCCTCAACTCCGATACGACTCATTTCATAGGTGATAAAAAACCCATGCAATGTCCCAAAATCCCAATCTGGATCCAATTCAAACGCACGTTCCATTATGGCTTCCGCCAAAGCCAAATCGCCTAGGGTCGAAGGATCGTCAAGAGAGAGGGAAACCGCAGCAGCCCATGACAATCCCGTCCAGTAGAGGGTCTCGACGTTTTCTTTCGAGAGACGACTGAGCACCGATTCCGAATCCGCTCTCAAGGCTTCCTCGAATTCCGGATACGAAACTTCCAGAGCCCGCATTCCATATCGCTTCGCCCTAAAATAAAGCCCCTTTGCACGATCTCTCAGCTCGATCGACCGATCGTACTCCTCTTCTTCAACCTCATCCGCCTCAAGCTGCACCCATCCATATCCGTATTGCGTGAAACCGCTTGATAGAGCAATCAGGAGACTTTCATGCTCTGGCGTTTCAGCGAGGACGCTCTCCATCAGTTTTAGACTGAAAGGCAGCGCATCTCCAACCAGTTCAGGGTCTTCGTCTGATGTAAAGACTGTGCCAACGCCCGAGAGGGCGTCGCCAAGCTGATTCATTGCCATTTTCTTAATCGAGCAACCACTCGAAAAGACTAGGAGTGCGAATGCAATGCCGCTGTGTGTCAGGACAGGCTTCATTTCCGTGGCACTTTGATGCACGAATAGGAATTTGCAACTACTCAGTACTCAAGGAACTTGGATTATCCGAATTCGATCAGAGATTAGAGGTAATGCGAAAGACTAAATACCGCTCAAAACGATCCTTCCTTCTGGCTGGGGAGGTTTTTGTTCAGACTCCTCTGTTACAAAAAAGGATATTATCTCATCCATGTCCTTAATAGCCTCATTGGACGAGAGATCAACGAAAGCGAGTCGGCTACCTGCCTCCCCTTGCTTCAGCGTTCCCGCCCAAACGGGTTCACTATCCGGCGATGCTTTCGCCCACACATTGTAGAATTTCCCCAATCGGCTTTCGGGTATGTTTTCGATTCCTATAACGCCGATCTTGATCTTCCGGTCATAGATAGAAAAACCGCCGGCAAACGCTTCGGTATCCACTCCCCCCTCTGACTCGGGAGGAAGTCCCTCTCTCGAAAACCAGTACGCTTCAGCCAGCCCAGTCAGTTCCAAAAGGCGATCCTGGAACTCGTCCTGGTCCTGATTGCCCGCAAAGGTCGCTTTTTGCTCCGGATTCCCCAAGTCACTCAATACAATATCGCTCTCTGAACCATCCGCTAGCCTCGCCACTTGGCTGATCTCGCTGCGGTCTTCAGGATTCACGGTGAACGCAAAGAGTACCGCGATACAAGCAGCGGCAACCCAGCCACCCCACGATAGAAAATTCACGATCGGGGTCTTTTTAGAATCGCTGCCAGTCACCGCCTTTGCACGACTTGTATCCAGGTGCGACATGACATTCGAATAGATCTGGAACGAGGGTTCGAGTTGCTCGCATTCAAGTGCGTCGGCTTCATTCACCCGCTGCCACTCGTGAACCGCGGTCTGCAACTCGCGATCCGACAACACTTGGGACTCCATTTCCGAGAGTTCCGTTTCCGGAAGAGTCCCTAAAGCGTACTGTAGAGCCTTCTCTTGTAATTCTTCCTTATTCATAACAATGTGACATTAACTGTTTAAGACGCTGCATCCCTCGCCTCATGGACGTTTTTACCGTGCCTAGGGGCATTCCTAGGGCGTCTGAAATTTCCTGTTGCGTGAGTCCTTTGCTAATCGCTAGCGAAAGACTGTCTTTCTGGGCTTGAGGCAGCTTATCCAGCATTGAGCGCAATCTAACGATCTCCTCCTTGACCGCTACCGATTCTGAAGGGGATCTTTGATGCGAAAGGACTGCCTCATTTGATTGAAGTGCCGTTGGATCTTCCACAACAGACTCTGGCTTCATCCGACGCAGACGATCAATGCAAAGCCGCTTCGTTACTAAAA
Coding sequences within it:
- a CDS encoding HDOD domain-containing protein; translation: MSSEEIQISVPLLLEFSSNLSSSPRIFARLSKLIENEDTGLDYVASIVKMDPSLVAHILRVTNSAYYGSAIKLNDIESAIGRIGFNEVHKVLSVVIAHDSFYQALPVYGVTATEYADECIAIAVASEVISMKVGMDINAPYITGLLHGIGKLAINLYIEKLGKSSRLIETKNREVIHREERNTFGITSLKAGSELLKHWQFESEIWLPIRRQNDPVRATNYMRQTAILTLALWGTDNFRAYDSEATLPKNITWALKELNIDSCDVPSLMDDIRFEFNDRQNLFSMLI
- a CDS encoding tetratricopeptide repeat protein → MSQNIVYETMPELIERGTTAFSRGDYSEAATAFQKLQSIYSKEPEWQEARLSEKLMPIAGYAALRAGLYDQAIESLGTFLDQESPAYSQEIFAKYTLALTLKKKGEHEKALKAFIEFRESTSSASQQGIALIHEADIHLKSGQSSVATRLLHGVSESGVAIRVQTQARLRLLQEQIKLGELNEAAKTLLKSPWQSDTMPELALLAFLAIESGDAFFKNELYDEALQAYQLVPSKSVLLEKQIQKLAELKNVFEKRRRIVGMGGFMWTNFYEQVIQSAASQLEALKEAPDYTDQLLLRRGRASLLAGRPFESWLLFERLAHDSSSNYMEQGHFNWILAAKGIHRFNAAISIAKNYLQLYPGSDSVDDALMLIASSLIDSQQYDEALKALTELSENAGNQDYRISSLYQRGQCHMRLGNYPVAKADFDNVALMASEPILAQRAKLWSGISQFLESDFEEALSTFNDLYAKTRSRELKGEALYRAACCKYFLYSYEEAIKLLVEYSNHFAGHAREFEAQLLLGDSYYALNRMEDAISRYQTIPSDVPDLAHLAAIQTAFGYEQLNQYEDAIRTLERRSRLEHDPYNFTEVQLVYAEIQLKQGSQNDALDALDLAVAKHGNSLNTENMLEAIKQLTNLKKDNYTVLYNLALDQQRYRLAARLGLLRALDLRDKNLLFQSNEAFLELANEIPIEELPPECLAHIGLELVKLEFENGPRLLESLLVKYPNSNYAAFAYYGFAISEEVAGQLGAALGWLNRIGTRDINSPIYVDTLQLEGSVRMHLGENAAAQVAFNTILSFRWASSKQKATSLLSLARLKDLQGHPKQAVAYCQRVFTLYPGITDAAAKGYLASAEYLVQIKENAKAIEILDEFLGSQEYRQTEQFKIAKDLYSRLSEAQGKEQKL
- a CDS encoding MotA/TolQ/ExbB proton channel family protein — encoded protein: MRTSITHTLVLSGSLLLSSELLGQDDNATKVKSSTLWNMIEQGGWAMIPLGVCSLALTYLIIHSLRETNPSRFGTEFFGTRMQSLCGSGKLEEALAAAKQEPTLLGKAFTAALPKLNAEKREKVEETIQEHFELEEHSIGQWIHYISVIATVSPMIGLLGTVSGMIGAFQTMSAGGMGRPELLAGDIGEALITTATGLCIGIPAMIAHSYFNNRLNNQLVENAQRANAISESLLSPPR
- a CDS encoding RsmD family RNA methyltransferase, translating into MRISGGKARGVELRVSKKSVHRPAMDRLRQGIFSSLGQTVVDARVCDLYAGTGSYGLEALSRSSGYCCFIELSRNACTMIKNNLRIVAKSMGEPTLIAKVIQGDAVKTVGQIDENYDIIFVDPPYDTITHSAPKLFDALDHALSDNGLVVFEMPGNLEIIPEGWILKKRLGKGNNQPTACLYKRA
- a CDS encoding RsmE family RNA methyltransferase, whose amino-acid sequence is MNIVLFEKNETGTRFERNDIRINHVTEILGRKEGDSFDAGIVNGKSGKAILSRIREKSVELQFELDREEPPLPPIDVIVGLSRPQTSRKILQEATAVGARSLTFVSTERGEPSYANSKLWKTGEWRRHVVAGAAQAFSTRIPSVVFGISFEEAITQLDCGGERIALDNYEAKHHLADIPFSQSSIVVAIGSERGWTSSERKALRAEEFELAHIGDRPLRTETAVVAGLALLNHRLRS
- a CDS encoding TRAP transporter large permease subunit, which gives rise to MENADDPSSPNQNSQPEIMGWATKSHAIWASTENWLISTALGVMMVLPLLEIALRRFNSGVSGSAEMLQHLVLFVAMAGGAIAARENRLLSLSTFTAFLKGPWATAARSLSASVSVFVTFSIGIGCYQFINTGFIGDEVLFFGVPVWVFMAVMPVGFALLGLRIIWFSGSSWHLRLIPVMAGVALYFFCTHSFEDVEGFVWPMIVLLILATIAGAPLYVAIGGMALIMNWGWSGYFPEERVEITIQTQSQTLYGFISNPLLVTLPLFTLAGYFLTQGDSSKRLIRLIHSIFGGVRGGAVIVTVLVCAFFTTFTGASGVTILALGGLLMPVLQSAGYSERSSIGMLTGAGSLGVLFPPCLPLILYAVVATNTKLVSLSLTDVFLGGAIPGALLVLMTIAWGVWKQPQANIVRAPLDWVEIRKAFIGALGELFLPIVALFALFSGFATPIEAASVSAFYAFLLYLVDARCVRKARIRNELPQMMSECGLLVGGVLLILGVAMGLTDYLIFAMIPDQMVDWAQATIESKLLFLLALNGALILVGCLMDIFSAIIVIVPLIVPLGVVFGIDPIHLGIIFLANLQLGYLTPPIGMNLFLASYRFGKPMSEVIKASLPLLAVFVIGVLLITYVPFLTTWLPGLFK
- the dctP gene encoding TRAP transporter substrate-binding protein DctP; protein product: MTFSTPFKRSLLVCSLLAIFSTLSGLGAPLRLATLAPKDTSFDKTLRKMGQDWKAGTNGKASLIVYAGGSQGSESELIKKMRINRLHAALLTGIGLSEIDESVAIFQKVPLLYQDFGELEHVMGKMAPVLEERILSKGFVVLCWIDSGWVHIFSKKPILTPEDMRESKLFTWAGDPKQTDLLKKMGFRPIAIDSTDIVSSMTTGLIDTVPMPPFYALASQTYSTAPYMLDFNYAPITGAIVITKTMWNRFSPEEQNAMKAAAVEAGKEMTASGRNESEESIRVMVDSWNLKSQEMNDDLRSKWQAVSTEAYGHIRDNTVPGEIWDRVTQILTNYRAGAN
- a CDS encoding TRAP transporter TatT component family protein, which encodes MKPVLTHSGIAFALLVFSSGCSIKKMAMNQLGDALSGVGTVFTSDEDPELVGDALPFSLKLMESVLAETPEHESLLIALSSGFTQYGYGWVQLEADEVEEEEYDRSIELRDRAKGLYFRAKRYGMRALEVSYPEFEEALRADSESVLSRLSKENVETLYWTGLSWAAAVSLSLDDPSTLGDLALAEAIMERAFELDPDWDFGTLHGFFITYEMSRIGVEGNPMESATSHFRKAKQLSGGNMASIYVAYAESVAVAKEDKEMFVSLLNQALSIDLGARPDWRLSNLIYQRRAKWLLTRLDWLFF